In Ignavibacteria bacterium, the sequence GGAATGATTTTAGGAAGAAGAATCATCTGCTGGCCTGCTTCTTCAAAATGTCCTTCTTCAAAATTTATCTGCGGATTCACAGTGTTTTCTTTCGTAAAGCCGAGTATCTCAAGTGCTTTTGAATTTAATATTGTTTCATGGAAAGACCTCTGCCAGAGTGCTATAGGGCGGGTTGACGAAATACTGTCGAGGTCGGCACGTGTTATTTTACCATGAAAATAACTTGCATAACCGAACACATTGAGCCATTCAGCAGGGTCGGATTTACTTTTTTCGAGTTTTATCATCCCTGCAATATAATCTTCCCTTCCTATGGTAGGATATATATGTCTATCCGGCAGCACCCATTCTTCAGCCATAATCCAGTCGAAAGAGAGAAGAATTCCTCCAAGACTGTGATGCAAGTGGTTATCGATGAGTCCGGGCATAAGGGTTTTACCTTCGAGGTCGTACAATACTGTTGCATTTACTTTGTGTTTAAACACATCGTGTTTTTTCCCGACAGCGATAATTTTCCCGTCTTTTACTGCGACTGCTTCAGCATGAGGAGAGGAATCTTCGATTGTGATAATATCGCCGCCAAAATAGATTGCGTCTGCCGGTTCATACCTTGTTTGTGATTTAATTAACTGTGATGAACAGATAAGAATCAGCAAAGCGATAAGCGTTAAATTAAACCTTCTCATATAATTGGTTTTTAACTTAATGATTAACTATCCAATCCTGCAACCGCGCCATCCTGCTTTGACAGGAGGCGGGGAAGCAAGCATAAGGACTATTTTATTGTAAAATAATAACTACCAAATCGTTTAGAACGGAGCTTTCCATCCGTAGCCGAGTTTTATGCCAATCCATGACTCTGTTACATCTTTGCCGGTTATATCGCTTTTGGTTGGTGTTCCGTAGTTGTATGTTACTCCGAACAATAAATCAGAATAACGGTCTATTTCTAAAAGAATCCCTATTTCAGGCTGTACCATAAAATGCCAGCTACTTTCTGTAAGGTCGTAAACACCTATTTGCAGCCTTCTTGTAAGATACAATGCTCCTGCGTTCACACCCAAATAAGGACGCATGTTGTTATTATCTTTTCCAAAATAATACTGTACACCCGCAAGCAGCGGAACTGTGTTTATGTACCTGTTCTGCAATCCCGAAACGTCTGCGTTTGGAAGAGAAAGAAGTTCGTTCGTCTCCTTGTAGAACACGTTCCAGCCTGCCGAAAGACTGAGGCTTATGTTCTTCTTTAAAAAATATTTATAGTTTATTTCTGCTCCTATGTAACTTACTGTCGGTACGTATTCTTTCGTGTCTGCAAGCGGTACGCCGAAGTTGTAACTAAGGAAAAACTCGTTGCCTGACTGTGCTTTCGCACCTGAACCCGGAAGCAGCAAAAGGACAGTCATTATGTAAAGAATATATTTTATAGTTTTCATTTTATTCGGTTTAAGTTTAACAATATTAATTTGCTGCTTTTAAATACTGCGACTGTGAAAAACTTTTATCTATTCCGCCGGATATCCTTGATGAAGCATCTGTTCCGTTTAACGCACCGTTTAAGATACTCATCCAGACTGCCGACCTTTGAGTCGTTCCCGGTTTGTACTTGTTCTTATCGTACATCGTGGTCAGAACGGAACCTGTCGTTACGGCATAAGCCGCCGTCCACGGATAATAACCGGGTCCGTATCCCCAGAACCAGTACGGATCAGGATAGTAGCTGCTGATGTACACGGATGTTGATTTTGCGACTGCGAGAGTGATTATTACGTCAGCGACCGCTGTATCGGTAACGCGGGTGTAACCAAAGTTTGTCAGGTTGTTGACAACCTTTGAGCGGATTAAATTGTCGTACTCTCTTGTTACCGAATTGCTGCTCACTCCGTCCGAGATGTGTGCAATAGAATCACGCATAACATATTTTTTATACTGACCCCTGAAGTTGCCGAGGTCGTCATGCAGAGTTACAACAACATCAAAATCCGAAGGATTTGTGCTGCTGTACGGATAGCATGAATAAAGCATTAATGATGCGGTTATAACAAATAACGTAAGCATCATACTTAAAAGTAATTTTCTTTTCCTCATGATTTATAATATTTTATTAATGAAGGTTCTTTGTTCGCCAATGTTTAATATTTTTGTTCTGTCCTGTATGTTGTATTCAGAAATTAATTTTTCAAGTTTGTATAACGGGTCGTTAACGTCTGCAAGCCTGAACTGAAAAACACCGTAATGCGCGGGCATGAATTCTTTTGCTTTCAAATCAAGAAATATTTTTATCGCTCCTTCGGGATATACGTGCCTCTTATTTCCGCATCCCTCGCATTCTTCGCACGGTCCGATTGGTATTATAGCAAGGTCTATTTCAAATCTCTCGCTTAGTTTTTTATATGAGAACGGGTCATATCCGGTATCACCGCCAAAGTAAACCGTTATTCCTTTATAGCTGAATATAAACCCTGAATACGAATGCTCACCCCAGAGAAAACCATCAAGCCCGTACCTGCCCCCCCAATGACGGGAGTATGCAGCGTAAACAGTGAGACCATTTACCGTCACTGAATCCCCTATCGGATTAATACCCGCATAGCCGTTGTTATTGTTCAATCGTATGTAGTTATAATCAAATCCCGGAAGGTAAGACTCCACCCCGTCCGGAAAAACGAACGGTACTGCTTTATTCTTCTTCTGCAAAAGGTCTATCGTTCCTAAGCTCAAATGGTCTATATGAGGATGAGTAACCGCTATCAAATCAAG encodes:
- a CDS encoding DUF4136 domain-containing protein — translated: MRKRKLLLSMMLTLFVITASLMLYSCYPYSSTNPSDFDVVVTLHDDLGNFRGQYKKYVMRDSIAHISDGVSSNSVTREYDNLIRSKVVNNLTNFGYTRVTDTAVADVIITLAVAKSTSVYISSYYPDPYWFWGYGPGYYPWTAAYAVTTGSVLTTMYDKNKYKPGTTQRSAVWMSILNGALNGTDASSRISGGIDKSFSQSQYLKAAN
- a CDS encoding MBL fold metallo-hydrolase, giving the protein MVRHRLILVVILMVSFQGCTIFQEIAGNGPSSFKPPKVVKNKITNPVLPDARLAVLWIGHSTCLIQMDDKQILTDPVLTPSIGIFSKRLVEPGIETSNIPRLDLIAVTHPHIDHLSLGTIDLLQKKNKAVPFVFPDGVESYLPGFDYNYIRLNNNNGYAGINPIGDSVTVNGLTVYAAYSRHWGGRYGLDGFLWGEHSYSGFIFSYKGITVYFGGDTGYDPFSYKKLSERFEIDLAIIPIGPCEECEGCGNKRHVYPEGAIKIFLDLKAKEFMPAHYGVFQFRLADVNDPLYKLEKLISEYNIQDRTKILNIGEQRTFINKIL